In Paraflavitalea devenefica, a single window of DNA contains:
- a CDS encoding dipeptide epimerase, with protein sequence MKVSYRTYNLPFRHPFTISKGTKTHQPALVVELEHRGVTGYGEAPAIAYYNIPVEKMIEDLERKKMMVEKFAFTGPERYWHYLHHLYPQNNFLVCALDMAAWDMFGKLSRQPLYQLWQLDPAKAPLTDYTIGIDTIDKMVAKMKEKPWPIYKIKLGTPEDIAIVTALRQHTDAILRIDANAGWTVEEALEKIPQLAALGVEFIEQPLAKDNWEGMKILFERSPLPLIADEACVVQEDVEKCYQHFHGINIKLTKCSGITPARFMIEKARSLGMKVMVGSMNESTIGTAAIAHLTPLLDYVDMDGPLLLKEDIAKGIEFDNGKVVFSGQPGLGIEFTDVYEKLTV encoded by the coding sequence ATGAAGGTCTCTTATAGAACGTATAACCTACCTTTCCGTCATCCATTCACGATTTCTAAAGGCACCAAAACACACCAGCCTGCGCTGGTAGTGGAATTGGAGCACCGGGGTGTTACCGGTTATGGAGAAGCGCCGGCCATTGCTTATTACAATATACCGGTAGAGAAGATGATCGAAGACCTGGAGCGCAAGAAGATGATGGTGGAGAAGTTTGCTTTTACCGGGCCGGAACGTTACTGGCATTACCTGCATCACCTGTACCCGCAGAATAATTTCCTGGTATGTGCACTGGACATGGCCGCCTGGGATATGTTTGGCAAGTTATCCCGCCAGCCCCTGTACCAACTCTGGCAACTGGACCCCGCAAAAGCGCCCCTGACCGATTATACCATTGGTATTGACACCATTGATAAGATGGTAGCCAAGATGAAAGAAAAGCCCTGGCCCATTTATAAGATCAAGCTGGGCACCCCTGAAGATATTGCCATCGTTACTGCCTTACGCCAACATACCGATGCCATCCTGCGTATAGATGCCAATGCCGGCTGGACAGTGGAAGAAGCCCTGGAAAAGATACCGCAACTGGCGGCGCTGGGGGTAGAGTTCATCGAACAGCCGCTGGCCAAAGACAACTGGGAGGGGATGAAGATCTTATTTGAAAGATCACCCTTGCCGCTGATTGCCGATGAAGCTTGTGTGGTGCAGGAAGACGTAGAGAAATGCTACCAGCATTTTCATGGCATCAACATCAAGCTTACCAAATGCAGCGGTATTACGCCCGCCCGTTTTATGATTGAGAAAGCCCGTTCACTGGGTATGAAAGTGATGGTGGGCAGCATGAATGAAAGCACCATCGGTACAGCCGCCATTGCCCATTTAACGCCCTTGCTGGATTATGTGGATATGGATGGCCCACTGTTGTTGAAAGAAGATATTGCCAAAGGCATTGAGTTTGATAACGGCAAAG